One Polaribacter sp. KT25b DNA segment encodes these proteins:
- a CDS encoding DKNYY domain-containing protein, with protein MKKKFYIIILVFSFLSCVKGELFDAKKSKSYFIKNNNIYYSPNGNWFELGYNKSEADYKTFEILSEQISKDSKSIYFGYQKQSQIDYSSFKLDSNGIPKDKNNVYEYGINYLKPVTIEGIDIETFEYLRKNRSSKYSWAKDKNNYYFKGKKLNINYNSLKFINEDFFYDNEHLYSDLKGWKIITISKIESTPKKVNEKYILSNDTLYYVGENKKNRISLFSEKIEKYEKFGTISKNVVSIDTIIFSFGTKYEPLDPKTLKKIKIDYNSFETLYESHSKISFNYYKDIRNVYFNNFIIEKANPKTFKVLGLSFSKDDKFVFYNTEVLKGIDSKSFRKSKNGYTWKDDFGNEFDFKGNRISEKKL; from the coding sequence ATGAAAAAGAAATTTTACATAATAATTTTAGTTTTTAGCTTTTTATCATGTGTAAAAGGCGAATTATTTGATGCAAAAAAATCAAAATCATATTTTATTAAAAATAATAATATTTATTATTCACCTAATGGGAATTGGTTTGAATTAGGATACAATAAATCTGAAGCAGATTACAAAACATTTGAAATACTTTCTGAACAAATATCTAAGGATTCTAAATCAATCTATTTTGGATATCAAAAACAAAGTCAAATAGATTACTCATCCTTTAAATTAGATTCAAATGGAATTCCAAAAGACAAAAATAATGTTTATGAATATGGAATTAACTATCTAAAACCTGTTACAATAGAAGGTATTGATATTGAAACATTTGAATATTTACGAAAAAATAGATCAAGTAAATATTCTTGGGCAAAAGATAAAAACAATTATTACTTCAAGGGAAAAAAATTGAATATCAATTATAATAGCTTAAAATTTATAAATGAAGATTTTTTTTATGACAATGAGCATCTTTATTCTGATTTAAAAGGTTGGAAAATAATTACAATTTCTAAAATTGAAAGTACCCCTAAAAAAGTCAATGAAAAATATATTTTATCTAACGATACTTTATACTATGTCGGAGAAAATAAAAAAAATAGAATTTCTTTATTTTCGGAAAAAATAGAAAAATATGAAAAGTTTGGTACTATTTCTAAAAATGTAGTTTCAATAGATACAATAATTTTCTCTTTTGGGACAAAGTACGAGCCTTTAGATCCTAAAACTTTAAAAAAAATTAAAATAGATTATAATAGTTTTGAAACTTTATATGAATCTCATTCTAAAATAAGCTTTAATTATTATAAAGATATTAGAAATGTCTATTTCAATAATTTTATAATTGAAAAAGCAAATCCAAAAACATTTAAAGTATTGGGTTTAAGTTTTTCTAAAGACGATAAATTTGTATTTTATAATACAGAAGTGTTAAAAGGAATTGATTCTAAGTCATTCAGAAAAAGTAAAAATGGATATACTTGGAAAGATGATTTTGGAAATGAATTTGATTTCAAAGGAAATAGAATTAGTGAAAAAAAACTATAG